In Pelecanus crispus isolate bPelCri1 chromosome Z, bPelCri1.pri, whole genome shotgun sequence, the following are encoded in one genomic region:
- the FOXB2 gene encoding forkhead box protein B2, whose protein sequence is MPRPGKSSYSDQKPPYSYISLTAMAIQHSAEKMLPLSDIYKFIMERFPYYREHTQRWQNSLRHNLSFNDCFIKIPRRPDQPGKGSFWALHPDCGDMFENGSFLRRRKRFKVLRPEHHLPGGGGPGGGAGGGAGGGGGPGKPPAPAPHMVHYFHPHPPPPPPPPPGKVPGLAGSEAAVAAAAAAAVGRLPQFSPYGSSQPSGFKHPFAIENIIGRDYKGVLQAGGLPLASVMHHLGYPVPSQLSSVVSSMWPHMGVMDSVAGVPVSPDYGPFGVPVKALCHPPAQTMPAVPVPIKPAPAMPAASAIPALTVAASQICPAASPAAASLLEQTASNAPEAKGSLHSVLVHS, encoded by the coding sequence aTGCCCAGGCCGGGGAAGAGCTCGTACAGCGACCAGAAGCCGCCCTACTCCTACATCTCGCTGACGGCCATGGCCATCCAGCACTCGGCCGAGAAGATGCTGCCCCTGAGCGACATCTACAAGTTCATCATGGAGCGGTTCCCCTACTACCGGGAGCACACGCAGCGCTGGCAGAACTCCCTCCGCCACAACCTCTCCTTCAACGACTGCTTCATCAAGATCCCGCGCCGCCCCGACCAGCCGGGCAAGGGCAGCTTCTGGGCGCTGCACCCGGACTGCGGGGACATGTTTGAAAACGGCAGCTTCCTCCGCCGCCGCAAGCGCTTCAAGGTCCTGCGCCCCGAGCACCAcctgcccggcggcggcgggccgggcggcggggcgggcggcggggcgggcggcggcggcggccccggcaagcccccggcgcccgccccgcACATGGTGCACTACTTCCACCcgcacccgccgccgccgccgccgcctcccccgggcaaggtgccggggctggcgggCTCCGAGGCGGCCGtggccgccgctgccgccgccgccgtgggGAGGCTGCCGCAGTTCTCGCCCTACGGCAGCAGCCAGCCCTCGGGCTTCAAGCACCCCTTCGCCATCGAGAACATCATCGGCAGAGATTACAAGGGCGTGCTGCAGGCCGGCGGGCTGCCGCTGGCCTCGGTGATGCACCACCTGGGCTACCCGGtgcccagccagctcagcaGCGTGGTGAGCTCCATGTGGCCGCACATGGGCGTGATGGACTCCGTGGCCGGCGTGCCCGTGTCCCCCGACTACGGACCCTTCGGGGTGCCCGTGAAGGCGCTCTGCCACCCGCCGGCGCAGACCATGCCCGCCGTCCCGGTGCCCATCAAACCGGCGCCGGCGATGCCCGCTGCCTCGGCCATCCCGGCCCTGACGGTCGCCGCCTCGCAGATCTGCCCCGCCGCTTCGCCGGCCGCCGCTTCGCTGCTGGAGCAGACGGCGAGCAACGCGCCCGAGGCCAAGGGCTCCCTCCACTCCGTCCTGGTGCACTCCTAA